TGGCGCATGTCGCGCGGCGCCAGGAACTGCCCCTTCTTCACCGTGACGCTCTTGCCGTGGGTGGCGCAGGCGATGACCAGGTCGGTCTGCCGGCACAGGAAGGCCGGCACCTGCAGCAGGTCCACCACCTTGCCCACCACCTCGGCCTGCCAGCTCTCGTGCACGTCGGTGGTGCAGGCCAGGCCGGTCTCGCGCTTGACCGCCTGGAAGGCGGCCATGCCGACCTCCAGCCCGGGGCCGCGGTAAGACTTTCCGCTGGAGCGGTTGGCCTTGTCGAAGCTGGCCTTGAAGATCACCTGCAGCCCGTGCTTCTCGGCCAGGGCCTTGACCCGGCGGGCGTGGGCCAGGGCGTGGGCCTCGCCCTCCATGACGCACGGGCCGGCGATGAGCAGGAGCGGCTGGCCGTCGCCCACCAGGTGCCCGCCGATGCGGGCCAACACCCCGGCCACTCAGGCCTTCCCGACCGGCAGCTTGGTGACCGCCGCGCCCGGCTGCCGCTGCAGCGCGTCGCGGTGCTCGCGCGCCGCCTTGACGAAGCCGGCGAAGAGCGGGTGCGGCAGGAAGGGCTTGGACTTGAACTCGGGGTGGAACTGGCAGCCCACGAAGTGCGGGTGGTTGTTGAGCTCGATCATCTCCACCAGGCCCAGCTCGGTGTTGAGCCCGGAGAAGATCATGCCGGCGGCCTCGTACTGGGCCCGGTAGGCGTTGTTGAACTCGAAGCGGTG
This genomic interval from Anaeromyxobacter sp. contains the following:
- the kdsA gene encoding 3-deoxy-8-phosphooctulonate synthase, with amino-acid sequence MAGVLARIGGHLVGDGQPLLLIAGPCVMEGEAHALAHARRVKALAEKHGLQVIFKASFDKANRSSGKSYRGPGLEVGMAAFQAVKRETGLACTTDVHESWQAEVVGKVVDLLQVPAFLCRQTDLVIACATHGKSVTVKKGQFLAPRDMRHALAKCHEAGNRDVMFIERGASFGYGNLVVDMRGLVIMRELGAPVCLDATHSVQLPGGAGDVTGGERQFVAPLARAAAAVGIDALFMEIHEDPSVAKSDGTNSLDFPMADRILGEVLAVRRALGQR